The Chitinispirillales bacterium ANBcel5 genome includes the window GTAACTCATCTTCCACAAACGGTCTGAACCTTCTCTTAATTTTTATGGATGGTAAAACAGTATCGACCGATTGTTCCAGTGCCTTGTGAGAAATGGCAAGTAAAGACTGAGCGTTAAGCACAGGCGAAGACCAGTAGCTTTTTTCCACTCTCCAGCTCTGAATAATGTAGATACTTTTTACTCCCATTACAATAGCTGCTTCGAGGGCCTTTTTTAAACTTTTAGGCCTTGGCATCGCCATAATTAGAGTGCAGTCAAGCGGAGGCGGGGGCAAAGAGTTGAAATTCAGTTCCAGCAGACAGTGATTAGTGGAAAAAGAGATAATTTCAGCCTTTCCGACTTTGCCGTCAACCATACCAGCCTTAAGAGTTGTTCCTGTTTGGGCTTTAAGTGTAGAGCTGATGTGCCGTAGACGAGTGGAATCTTTAATTACTGCGCAATTGGGTTTATCCTCTACCAGGTCACTTTTTGTAAGTACTAATAAATTCACGTCTTTTCCTTAACACACATATCTGTGAGTGTTGGCTGAAAACTATCTCTCCAGCCCTTTTCTAAAAAACCAGTAGATTTCATTGCTTGTTTTGCACGAAAGGAGTCTCTGTCGTGCTTCAGCATTATTCAAAAGAGCTGAGAGTGATGCGAGCAACTGAATATGAGGACCAGAAACATTAACAGGAGAGAGGATCATAACAAAAATAGTTGAGGGTGCTCCATCTAAAGATTTAAAATCTATACCATCTTTTGCGAGTCCAAAAGAGATGCTGATTTTCGTTACTGCATCTGTTTTAGCATGAGGAATAGTGATCCCGTACTGCATGCCGGTACTCATGGAATCTTCTCTCGACAAAAGTATTGTAAGAGGAGTAAAATAAATGATTGTTAAGTGTTATTTGGATTTAATCAAAAAAGTATCTATTCAACTAAATGTATTTATGATTAGCTGAAGAGTAAAGACTCATTGTACATATGGTT containing:
- a CDS encoding 16S rRNA (uracil(1498)-N(3))-methyltransferase → MNLLVLTKSDLVEDKPNCAVIKDSTRLRHISSTLKAQTGTTLKAGMVDGKVGKAEIISFSTNHCLLELNFNSLPPPPLDCTLIMAMPRPKSLKKALEAAIVMGVKSIYIIQSWRVEKSYWSSPVLNAQSLLAISHKALEQSVDTVLPSIKIKRRFRPFVEDELLDIIGNRTAFVAHPYHSIKIPAKIEDSAVIVIGPEGGFIPFEVELLQSHGCQCVTMGKRILRVEHAVTAFLGKLL
- a CDS encoding PTS sugar transporter subunit IIA; protein product: MSREDSMSTGMQYGITIPHAKTDAVTKISISFGLAKDGIDFKSLDGAPSTIFVMILSPVNVSGPHIQLLASLSALLNNAEARQRLLSCKTSNEIYWFFRKGLER